The following proteins come from a genomic window of Pseudomonas hygromyciniae:
- a CDS encoding monovalent cation/H+ antiporter subunit A: MSLIVLLLLPFIGSCLAALLPHNARNTESLLAGLVALVGTVQVALLYPQIADGGVIREEFSWLPSLGLDFVLRMDGFAWLFSMLVLGIGSLVSLYARYYMSPDDPVPRFFAFFLAFMGAMLGLVISGNLIQIVFFWELTSLFSFLLIGYWHHRSDARRGAYMALMVTGAGGLCLLAGVMLLGHVVGSYDLDQVLAAGDQIRAHSLYPILLTLILIGALSKSAQFPFHFWLPHAMAAPTPVSAYLHSATMVKAGVFLLARLWPSLSGSEEWFWIVGGAGALTLLLGAYCAMFQNDLKGLLAYSTISHLGLITLLLGLNSPLAAVAAVFHILNHATFKASLFMAAGIIDHESGSRDIRKLSGLVRLIPFTATLAMVASASMAGVPLLNGFLSKEMFFAETVFISSTQWVEIALPVIATIAGTFSVAYALRFTVDVFFGPPATDLPHTPHEPPRWMRAPVELLVFTCLLVGIFPAQVVGSILAAAALPVVGGVLPQYSLAIWHGWNAPMIMSLVAMTGGVILYLLLRKQLKRGRFKYPPIISYFNGKRMFERCLVVMMRGVRKIEKRISTKRLQTQLFLLVLVAVIAGMIPMLGSSLSWGDRPKIPGSIVFVTLWLLAIACALGAAWQAKYHRLAALTMVSVCGLMTCVTFVWFSAPDLALTQLVVEVVTTVLILLGLRWLPRRIEEVSPLPSSLRKARIRRLRDLLLSTVVGGGMALLSYAMLTRQTPNDISSFYLSRALPEGGGSNVVNVMLVDFRGFDTLGEITVLGAVALTVYALLRRFRPPKESEQLPAQQRLLAPDVDTDLVNPRQASDTALGFMMVPAVLVRLLLPIAVVVSFYLFMRGHNQPGGGFVAGLVMSVAFILQYMVAGTQWVEAQMNLRPMRWMGFGLLSATLTGLGALFFGYPFLTTSALHLSLPVLGDIHIASALFFDVGVYAMVVGSTLLMLTALGHQSVRAHKPGNQAKAAATPAQGAAA; encoded by the coding sequence ATGTCCCTGATAGTTCTACTGCTTCTGCCTTTCATAGGCAGCTGTCTAGCGGCCTTGCTGCCGCACAACGCACGTAACACTGAATCCCTGCTGGCCGGCCTTGTGGCCCTGGTCGGTACTGTACAAGTCGCCCTGCTCTACCCCCAGATCGCCGACGGTGGCGTGATCCGCGAAGAATTCTCCTGGCTGCCCAGCCTGGGCCTGGACTTCGTGTTGCGCATGGATGGCTTTGCCTGGCTGTTCTCGATGCTGGTATTGGGTATCGGCAGCCTGGTGTCTTTGTATGCGCGCTATTACATGTCGCCGGATGACCCGGTGCCGCGTTTCTTCGCGTTTTTCCTGGCGTTCATGGGCGCGATGCTCGGGTTGGTAATCTCCGGCAACCTGATCCAGATCGTATTTTTCTGGGAACTGACCAGCCTGTTCTCGTTCCTGCTGATCGGCTATTGGCACCACCGTTCCGATGCGCGCCGTGGTGCCTATATGGCGCTGATGGTGACCGGTGCGGGAGGTTTGTGCCTGCTGGCGGGGGTTATGCTGCTTGGCCATGTCGTCGGCAGTTACGACCTGGACCAGGTGCTCGCCGCCGGTGACCAGATCCGTGCCCACTCCCTCTACCCCATTCTGTTGACGCTGATCCTGATCGGCGCCCTGAGCAAAAGCGCGCAGTTCCCCTTCCACTTCTGGCTCCCCCACGCCATGGCCGCACCGACTCCCGTGTCGGCCTACCTGCACTCGGCCACGATGGTGAAGGCCGGCGTGTTCCTGCTGGCCCGCCTGTGGCCCTCGTTGTCGGGCAGCGAAGAGTGGTTCTGGATAGTCGGTGGCGCCGGCGCCCTGACCCTGTTGCTCGGCGCGTATTGCGCGATGTTCCAGAACGACCTCAAGGGCCTGCTGGCCTACTCCACCATCAGCCACCTGGGCCTGATTACCCTGCTGCTGGGCCTCAACAGCCCGCTGGCCGCCGTCGCGGCAGTGTTCCATATCCTCAACCACGCCACATTCAAGGCCTCGCTGTTCATGGCTGCGGGCATCATCGACCACGAAAGCGGTAGCCGTGATATCCGCAAGCTCAGCGGCCTGGTGCGCCTGATCCCGTTTACCGCGACCCTGGCCATGGTCGCCAGCGCCTCCATGGCCGGGGTGCCATTGCTCAATGGCTTCCTGTCCAAGGAAATGTTCTTCGCCGAAACCGTGTTTATCTCCTCCACCCAATGGGTGGAAATCGCCCTGCCGGTGATCGCAACCATCGCCGGCACCTTCAGCGTGGCCTATGCCCTGCGCTTTACCGTGGATGTGTTCTTCGGCCCGCCCGCCACCGACCTGCCGCACACGCCACACGAGCCGCCGCGCTGGATGCGTGCGCCGGTGGAGCTACTGGTGTTTACCTGCCTGCTGGTGGGGATCTTCCCGGCCCAGGTAGTCGGCTCGATCCTCGCCGCCGCCGCCCTGCCGGTGGTAGGCGGCGTACTGCCCCAGTACAGCCTGGCGATCTGGCACGGCTGGAACGCACCGATGATCATGAGCCTGGTGGCCATGACCGGTGGCGTGATCCTGTACCTGCTGCTGCGCAAGCAACTCAAGCGCGGGCGCTTCAAGTACCCGCCAATCATCAGCTACTTCAATGGCAAGCGCATGTTCGAACGCTGCCTGGTGGTGATGATGCGCGGCGTACGCAAGATCGAGAAACGCATCAGCACCAAGCGCCTGCAGACCCAGTTGTTCCTGCTGGTGCTGGTGGCGGTGATTGCCGGGATGATCCCCATGCTGGGCAGCAGCCTGAGCTGGGGCGACCGGCCGAAAATCCCGGGTTCCATCGTGTTCGTCACCCTGTGGCTGCTGGCGATTGCCTGTGCCCTGGGCGCCGCCTGGCAAGCCAAGTATCACCGGCTGGCGGCCCTGACCATGGTCAGTGTCTGCGGCCTGATGACCTGCGTGACCTTTGTCTGGTTCTCCGCGCCAGACCTGGCGTTGACGCAACTGGTGGTCGAGGTGGTGACGACGGTGTTGATCCTGTTGGGCCTGCGTTGGCTGCCACGACGGATCGAAGAGGTTTCGCCACTCCCCAGTTCGTTGCGCAAGGCGCGTATTCGCCGGCTGCGCGACTTGCTGCTGTCCACGGTGGTCGGTGGCGGCATGGCGCTGTTGTCCTATGCGATGCTGACCCGCCAGACACCCAACGATATTTCCTCGTTCTACCTCAGCCGTGCCCTGCCTGAAGGCGGCGGCAGCAATGTGGTGAATGTGATGCTCGTAGACTTCCGGGGCTTCGATACCCTGGGCGAGATCACCGTGCTGGGCGCCGTGGCCTTGACGGTGTATGCGCTGCTACGCCGCTTCCGCCCGCCCAAGGAAAGCGAGCAACTGCCCGCGCAACAGCGGCTGTTGGCTCCGGATGTGGACACCGACCTGGTCAACCCACGCCAGGCCAGCGACACCGCCCTGGGCTTCATGATGGTGCCAGCGGTGCTGGTGCGCCTGCTGCTGCCGATTGCCGTGGTGGTGTCGTTCTACCTGTTTATGCGCGGCCACAACCAGCCGGGTGGCGGGTTTGTCGCCGGCCTGGTGATGTCGGTGGCGTTTATCCTGCAATACATGGTCGCCGGTACCCAGTGGGTCGAGGCCCAGATGAACCTGCGGCCGATGCGCTGGATGGGCTTCGGCCTGTTGTCGGCAACATTGACCGGGCTCGGCGCGCTGTTCTTCGGTTATCCGTTCCTCACCACCAGCGCCCTGCACCTGAGCCTGCCGGTGCTGGGCGATATCCATATCGCCAGCGCGCTGTTCTTCGACGTCGGCGTGTACGCCATGGTGGTCGGCTCGACCCTGCTGATGCTCACCGCCCTCGGTCACCAATCGGTGCGGGCCCATAAACCCGGCAACCAGGCGAAAGCCGCCGCCACACCCGCACAAGGAGCTGCCGCCTGA
- a CDS encoding DMT family transporter, protein MTTSTASPLFSRFSKAECVLVLITMIWGGTFILVQHAMTVSGPMFFVGLRFAAAALVVGAFSLRNLRGLTRFELKAGVFIGTAIMFGYGLQTIGLQTILSSQSAFITALYVPFVPLLQWLVLGRRPGLMPSIGIMLAFAGLMLLTGPAGASLNFSPGEIATLIGAIAIAAEIILISAYAGQVDVRRVTVVQLATASLLSFLLVVPTGEALPDFSWVLLFSAVGLGLTSAVIQLAMNWAQKSVSPTRATLIYAGEPVWAGVIGRIAGERFPPIAMLGAVLIVAAVIVSEMKTRQQKSNGRSELAREER, encoded by the coding sequence ATGACCACCTCGACCGCCTCCCCGCTGTTTTCCCGCTTCAGCAAAGCCGAATGCGTGCTGGTGCTGATCACCATGATCTGGGGCGGCACCTTTATCCTCGTACAACACGCCATGACCGTCAGCGGGCCGATGTTTTTTGTCGGCCTGCGTTTTGCCGCGGCGGCGCTGGTAGTCGGCGCGTTTTCCCTGCGCAACTTGCGTGGCCTGACGCGGTTTGAGCTCAAGGCCGGCGTGTTCATCGGCACGGCGATCATGTTTGGCTATGGCCTGCAAACCATTGGCCTGCAGACCATCCTCAGCAGCCAGTCGGCATTTATCACCGCGCTCTATGTGCCGTTTGTACCGCTGCTGCAATGGCTGGTGCTGGGACGACGCCCGGGGTTGATGCCAAGCATTGGCATCATGCTGGCCTTCGCCGGCTTGATGCTACTGACCGGCCCGGCCGGCGCATCGCTGAATTTCAGCCCCGGCGAAATCGCCACCTTGATCGGCGCCATTGCGATTGCCGCCGAAATCATCCTGATCAGCGCCTACGCCGGCCAGGTGGATGTGCGCCGGGTGACCGTGGTGCAATTGGCCACTGCGTCGCTTCTTTCGTTCCTGCTGGTAGTGCCTACGGGCGAGGCACTGCCGGACTTTTCCTGGGTGCTGCTATTCAGCGCGGTAGGCCTGGGCCTGACCAGTGCGGTGATTCAACTGGCGATGAACTGGGCGCAGAAAAGCGTCTCGCCGACCCGTGCCACCCTGATCTACGCCGGTGAACCGGTGTGGGCCGGGGTGATCGGGCGGATCGCCGGGGAGCGTTTCCCACCGATTGCCATGCTCGGCGCGGTGTTGATTGTGGCGGCGGTGATTGTCAGCGAGATGAAAACCCGGCAACAGAAATCCAATGGTAGGAGCGAGCTTGCTCGCGAAGAGCGTTAA
- a CDS encoding helix-turn-helix domain-containing protein, with amino-acid sequence MHKENPQRASVLQHVSQNVRRLRHAAELSQTALAEKSGVSRRMLVAIEAGEKNVSLSTLDRVAEALDVAFSDLIQAPEACDHSRINELAWAGEIDGSKAVLLAKATARREVELWEWRLEPGDRYCPDPDLEGWSEQLFVFEGSLTLVVDDVETTIAAGEFFMFPSHRPHAYRNDGAVAVRFIRNVVI; translated from the coding sequence GTGCACAAAGAAAATCCGCAACGAGCCTCGGTCCTGCAGCACGTCAGCCAGAACGTTCGTCGCCTGCGCCATGCCGCCGAACTGAGCCAAACGGCCCTGGCGGAAAAATCCGGAGTCAGCCGGCGCATGCTGGTGGCCATCGAAGCAGGCGAAAAGAACGTCAGCCTGTCCACCCTCGACCGTGTGGCCGAAGCCCTCGACGTGGCGTTCAGCGATCTGATCCAGGCCCCTGAGGCCTGCGACCATAGCCGCATCAACGAACTGGCCTGGGCCGGTGAAATCGATGGCAGCAAGGCTGTGTTACTGGCCAAGGCCACCGCCCGGCGTGAGGTCGAGCTATGGGAGTGGCGCCTCGAACCGGGCGACCGCTATTGTCCGGACCCCGACCTGGAAGGCTGGAGCGAACAGTTGTTTGTGTTCGAGGGCAGCTTGACCCTGGTGGTGGACGACGTCGAAACCACCATCGCCGCCGGTGAGTTCTTCATGTTTCCCAGTCACCGGCCCCATGCCTATCGCAATGACGGGGCGGTGGCGGTGCGGTTTATCCGCAATGTGGTGATCTAG
- a CDS encoding cupin domain-containing protein, whose protein sequence is MPAYTAINFAHKYSLFSEQWTPKVVAQMNDYQFKVVKIEGDFVWHSHADTDETFIVLDGVLRIDFRDGAVQIGAGEMFVVPKGVEHKPYAEGEVKLLLVEPCGVLNTGDQGGERTMLNDVWI, encoded by the coding sequence ATGCCCGCCTACACCGCCATCAACTTTGCGCACAAATACAGCCTGTTCAGCGAGCAATGGACGCCCAAGGTGGTCGCGCAGATGAACGACTACCAATTCAAGGTGGTAAAGATCGAGGGGGATTTTGTCTGGCACAGCCATGCGGATACCGATGAGACGTTTATCGTCCTCGATGGCGTGCTGCGTATTGATTTTCGCGATGGCGCGGTACAGATCGGCGCCGGCGAGATGTTCGTGGTGCCCAAGGGCGTGGAACACAAGCCGTATGCCGAGGGCGAGGTGAAACTACTGCTGGTCGAGCCCTGTGGAGTGTTGAATACCGGCGATCAGGGCGGCGAGCGGACCATGCTCAATGACGTGTGGATCTAG
- a CDS encoding TonB-dependent siderophore receptor has protein sequence MNQLHGIAPRFSTLLAAGLVSSLTGLPAVAQEREESVTELEATHVSAPLNKALEVNAGGFGAKDAMEIPLAIQSYSSKTIADSSARTAVDVLSLDPSVLSSSGGSGFDNFRLRGFAMDNFNTIRRDGLTLAPHHDVPLENVERIDVLKGPSGFLYGFNSPGGTINYILKRPTLEPLLNVSVQGSSLLGRYVAIDTSDSFNDGAFGYRLNAGYEKNGDFDHARDMERKFIGLATDFRLNDRALLQLNADWSRKSTVSDPLLRADQSGRANPLDPSSYVLPPKVNRRDLLTGSWFRHQTEGANLDAKFEYELDDNWTSVTQGNYSRVERHGGYNDLFGIKPNGDIGSADYYVSRGEVFSTWSLQSYLAGKFATGNIYHDVFFGTGYKQFKDVSPFWDSVDSGTPGIGIGDVSVGNIRHPVNPPKWHFGPEQPTDFVSSIKETSVFASDLISLTEQFQVMLGGRYIWYRADQLSAIAPSQSHNVFVPSAALIYRPWDSLMTYVSYSKGFEKGDYAPHNATNASQPTDAIESKQYEVGLKLDLNDRLNLGLAVFDIRRQASYLNTSNTYVSNGEFHHRGAELTLSNRVTDTLTLTANATYLATRLEDVDDVTVDGKRTESVPKWKGAVGALYRVDAVPGLSLDSTVSYVGSRPVDAQNSGYIPSYTLLDAGISYRSKLADTPVTYRLHGKNLTNKYYYASAYYQGGLDVGREREVFLSAKFEF, from the coding sequence ATGAACCAGTTACACGGGATAGCTCCGCGGTTTTCAACCTTGTTGGCGGCGGGCCTGGTGTCTTCGCTCACCGGCTTGCCCGCAGTGGCGCAGGAGCGCGAAGAGTCGGTCACCGAACTTGAAGCCACCCACGTCAGCGCGCCGCTGAACAAGGCGCTTGAGGTCAATGCCGGTGGTTTCGGCGCCAAGGACGCCATGGAAATCCCCCTGGCCATCCAGAGCTATTCCAGCAAGACCATCGCCGACAGCTCCGCGCGCACCGCGGTGGATGTGCTGAGCCTCGACCCTTCGGTGCTCAGCTCGTCTGGCGGCAGCGGCTTTGACAACTTCCGCCTGCGCGGCTTTGCCATGGATAACTTCAACACCATCCGCCGCGACGGCCTGACCCTGGCCCCGCACCACGATGTGCCCCTGGAAAACGTCGAGCGCATTGATGTGCTCAAGGGCCCGTCGGGTTTCCTCTACGGCTTCAACTCGCCGGGCGGCACCATCAACTACATCCTCAAGCGCCCGACCCTGGAGCCGCTGCTCAATGTCAGCGTACAGGGCTCGTCATTGCTCGGCCGCTACGTGGCGATTGATACCAGTGACTCATTCAACGACGGCGCCTTTGGTTACCGCCTGAATGCCGGCTACGAAAAAAACGGTGACTTCGATCACGCCCGCGACATGGAGCGCAAATTCATCGGCCTGGCCACCGATTTTCGCTTGAACGACCGTGCCCTGTTGCAACTGAACGCCGACTGGTCCCGCAAATCCACGGTCTCCGATCCGTTGCTGCGGGCCGACCAGAGTGGTCGCGCCAACCCGCTGGACCCCTCCAGCTATGTACTGCCGCCCAAGGTCAATCGCCGGGATCTGCTGACCGGGTCCTGGTTCCGCCACCAGACCGAAGGCGCCAACCTCGACGCCAAGTTCGAGTACGAACTGGATGACAACTGGACTTCCGTAACCCAAGGCAACTACTCGCGGGTCGAGCGCCATGGCGGCTACAACGACCTGTTCGGGATCAAGCCCAACGGCGATATTGGCTCGGCCGACTATTATGTGTCCCGTGGCGAAGTGTTCAGCACCTGGTCGCTGCAGTCGTACCTGGCCGGCAAGTTCGCCACCGGCAACATCTATCACGACGTGTTCTTCGGCACCGGTTACAAGCAGTTCAAGGACGTCAGCCCGTTCTGGGATTCGGTGGACAGCGGCACGCCAGGCATCGGCATCGGTGACGTCTCGGTGGGCAATATCCGCCACCCGGTCAACCCGCCAAAATGGCATTTCGGCCCGGAGCAGCCCACCGACTTTGTGTCTTCCATCAAGGAAACCTCGGTCTTTGCCAGCGACCTGATTTCCCTCACCGAACAGTTCCAGGTGATGCTCGGCGGGCGTTACATCTGGTACCGCGCCGATCAACTCTCGGCCATCGCGCCTTCGCAAAGCCATAACGTGTTCGTGCCCAGCGCCGCGCTGATCTACCGGCCCTGGGACAGCCTGATGACCTACGTCAGCTACTCCAAGGGCTTTGAAAAGGGCGACTACGCCCCCCATAACGCGACCAACGCCAGCCAACCCACCGACGCCATCGAGTCCAAGCAGTACGAGGTGGGTCTGAAGCTGGACCTCAATGATCGCCTGAACCTGGGCCTGGCGGTGTTCGATATCCGGCGTCAGGCCAGTTACCTGAACACCAGCAACACTTATGTGAGCAACGGCGAATTCCACCACCGTGGCGCCGAGCTGACCCTGTCCAATCGAGTCACCGACACCCTGACCCTCACCGCCAACGCCACCTACCTGGCCACCCGCCTGGAAGATGTGGATGACGTCACCGTGGACGGCAAGCGCACCGAAAGCGTACCCAAGTGGAAAGGCGCGGTCGGCGCCCTTTACAGGGTGGACGCCGTGCCCGGCCTGTCGTTGGACAGCACCGTCAGCTATGTCGGCAGCCGCCCGGTGGATGCGCAGAACAGCGGCTACATCCCCAGCTATACCTTGCTCGACGCCGGTATCAGCTACCGCTCGAAACTGGCGGATACCCCAGTGACCTACCGCCTGCACGGCAAGAACCTGACCAACAAGTACTACTACGCCAGTGCCTACTATCAAGGCGGGCTGGATGTGGGGCGCGAGCGCGAAGTATTCCTCTCGGCCAAGTTCGAGTTCTAG
- a CDS encoding alanine racemase, whose product MTYSSSLPGLRHLWVERLLEQHPDTLTELVDGLGSPLHLLCPQVFHANVEAFQHSFTQAQVRGSLLFAKKANKANCFIQACAQCAIGVDVASVGELQKALAGGVAGSDIGVSGPRKSDQLLGLSLSHQCLLAVDSLEELLRIQQLAQSLRQRAHLLLRYCPSNQPHSRFGLNARECDQALVFCRQHATNLDLQGFSFHLGGYDTQQRAHVASHLIDLCQASELDNCRTVNLGGGFAVRYVDPAQWQAFMAEDCAERYHSDKGFAGFYPYGAPRAGAEALDDILATPVSPGLSLAQKVIEYGVRLLIEPGRALLDQAGISVFRVQGVKDRSASDGYALVTVQGSSFNLSEQWFNSEFLPDPLLLPATPRPRSPFVACIGGATCLESDMLTWRKVAFDYPVQAGDLLIYLNTAGYQMDSNESSFHEAPLPHKVVLELRNRHLRWKLDSLA is encoded by the coding sequence ATGACGTATTCCAGCTCATTGCCTGGCCTGCGCCACCTGTGGGTCGAGCGCCTGCTTGAGCAGCATCCGGACACGTTGACCGAGTTGGTTGACGGTCTCGGCTCGCCCCTGCATCTGCTGTGCCCGCAGGTATTCCACGCCAATGTCGAAGCCTTCCAGCACAGTTTCACCCAGGCCCAGGTGCGCGGCAGCCTGTTGTTCGCGAAGAAGGCCAATAAGGCCAACTGCTTTATCCAGGCCTGCGCGCAGTGTGCGATTGGGGTTGATGTCGCCAGCGTCGGCGAGCTGCAAAAGGCCTTGGCGGGTGGGGTGGCCGGCAGTGATATCGGCGTGTCCGGCCCGCGCAAGAGCGATCAATTGCTGGGGCTGAGCTTGAGCCATCAGTGCCTGTTGGCGGTGGACTCCCTGGAGGAACTGCTGCGTATCCAACAGTTGGCGCAATCCCTGCGACAAAGGGCGCACCTGTTGTTGCGTTATTGCCCCAGCAACCAGCCCCACAGCCGTTTCGGCCTGAATGCCCGGGAGTGCGACCAGGCCCTGGTGTTCTGCCGCCAACATGCGACGAATCTGGACCTGCAAGGCTTTTCTTTTCACCTGGGCGGCTATGACACCCAACAGCGTGCGCACGTCGCCAGCCACCTGATCGACCTGTGCCAGGCCAGCGAGCTGGACAACTGCCGCACGGTCAACCTAGGCGGTGGCTTTGCCGTGCGTTATGTCGACCCGGCGCAATGGCAGGCCTTTATGGCCGAGGACTGCGCCGAGCGCTATCACAGCGACAAGGGCTTCGCCGGTTTCTATCCCTATGGTGCGCCGCGTGCCGGCGCCGAGGCCCTCGACGACATCCTCGCCACACCCGTCAGCCCCGGCCTGAGCCTGGCGCAAAAAGTCATCGAATACGGCGTGCGGCTGCTCATCGAACCCGGCCGCGCCTTGCTCGACCAGGCCGGCATCAGCGTGTTCCGCGTGCAGGGCGTCAAGGACCGCAGCGCCAGCGACGGCTATGCCCTGGTCACCGTGCAGGGCAGCAGCTTCAACCTCTCCGAACAGTGGTTCAACAGCGAATTTCTGCCTGACCCGTTGCTGCTGCCGGCCACACCCCGGCCGCGGTCGCCCTTTGTTGCGTGCATCGGCGGCGCCACCTGCCTGGAGTCAGACATGTTGACCTGGCGCAAAGTCGCCTTCGACTACCCGGTCCAGGCGGGTGACTTGCTTATCTACCTCAATACTGCCGGTTATCAGATGGACTCCAACGAGTCGTCATTTCACGAAGCCCCATTGCCACACAAAGTGGTGCTGGAGCTGCGTAACCGACACCTGCGCTGGAAGCTGGACAGCCTGGCTTGA
- a CDS encoding MATE family efflux transporter: protein MVGLNAAQPGAWRADSRALLLLALPLILTNLAYVALTTIDIVVLGTLGAKELAAGGLAIALFNQLRTTGTGLVTGVSNLVAQANAQGDEAQVRALLVAGLFWATVSGLVFMGVLLGLRQPLTWLGQDASVVANAMDFLLIIAPGLLPCLWFQALRHFTVGLKFPGPLLAITLVSIFLTAALNYVLVFGKFGVPAYGLAGVAITSAVVFLLSFLMFFAVVLTHRRLAGYFKLAHLRFSPAAIKAVWKLGLPIAGTYASEAGFFSVLTLLIGTLGMEALAAQTVLNQIIYIVFMFSAGISHAASIHISEACGTGQYQRARQLGRLGLGLGVLVMLLFAIPYALLPEQVIGLFISTEHANNLDAVRLATTGLLIAIVLQVFDASQNIGNGILRGIGDTTGPLRISLFGYWLVGLPAAWLLGIVRPYGIFGVWAGLAIGLAATALLLIVSFERQLKALDRAGAIALS, encoded by the coding sequence ATGGTCGGCCTGAATGCCGCACAACCCGGCGCCTGGCGCGCTGACAGCCGGGCGCTGCTGTTGCTGGCACTGCCGCTGATCCTGACCAACCTTGCGTATGTGGCCCTGACCACCATCGATATCGTGGTGCTCGGTACCCTGGGCGCCAAGGAGCTGGCGGCTGGCGGCCTGGCCATCGCGCTGTTCAACCAACTGCGCACCACCGGCACCGGGCTGGTCACGGGCGTCAGCAACCTGGTGGCCCAGGCCAATGCCCAGGGCGATGAAGCCCAGGTGCGGGCGCTGTTGGTGGCGGGGCTGTTCTGGGCGACCGTCAGCGGCCTGGTATTTATGGGCGTGCTCCTGGGGTTGCGCCAGCCGCTGACCTGGCTGGGCCAGGACGCGAGTGTGGTGGCCAATGCCATGGACTTCCTGCTGATCATTGCGCCGGGCCTGTTGCCGTGCCTGTGGTTCCAGGCGCTGCGCCATTTCACCGTGGGCCTGAAATTCCCCGGGCCGTTGCTGGCAATCACCCTGGTGTCGATCTTCCTCACGGCCGCGCTGAACTACGTGCTGGTGTTCGGCAAGTTCGGCGTTCCGGCATACGGGCTGGCGGGGGTGGCGATCACCAGCGCGGTGGTGTTCCTGTTGTCGTTCCTGATGTTCTTCGCGGTGGTGCTGACCCATCGGCGCCTGGCCGGCTACTTCAAGCTGGCGCACTTGCGCTTCTCGCCGGCGGCGATCAAGGCCGTGTGGAAGCTCGGGCTGCCGATTGCCGGGACCTATGCCAGCGAGGCCGGGTTCTTCAGCGTGCTGACCTTGCTGATCGGCACCCTGGGCATGGAAGCACTGGCGGCGCAGACGGTGCTCAACCAGATCATCTACATCGTGTTCATGTTCTCGGCGGGGATCTCCCATGCCGCTTCCATCCATATCAGCGAGGCCTGCGGCACCGGGCAGTATCAGCGCGCCCGGCAACTGGGGCGCCTGGGACTGGGCCTTGGGGTGCTGGTCATGCTGCTGTTTGCGATTCCCTATGCGCTGCTGCCCGAACAGGTGATCGGCTTGTTTATCAGCACCGAACACGCCAACAACCTGGATGCGGTGCGTCTGGCGACCACCGGCTTGCTGATCGCCATCGTCCTGCAGGTGTTCGACGCCAGCCAGAACATCGGCAACGGCATCCTGCGCGGCATTGGCGATACGACGGGGCCGCTGCGTATTTCACTGTTCGGCTACTGGCTGGTGGGGCTGCCCGCTGCCTGGTTGCTGGGGATTGTCAGACCTTACGGGATCTTTGGCGTATGGGCCGGTTTGGCGATTGGCCTGGCGGCCACGGCGTTGCTGCTGATCGTCTCGTTTGAACGGCAACTCAAGGCGCTGGACCGCGCGGGCGCCATCGCACTGTCATGA